The following proteins are co-located in the Silene latifolia isolate original U9 population chromosome 1, ASM4854445v1, whole genome shotgun sequence genome:
- the LOC141608907 gene encoding M phase phosphoprotein 10-like isoform X2: protein MEAINKLKSTDPPQFLSQNEDLSLASRKASEYLFAFLKPYSPKSPFDKLLTDGFDAEQIWQQIDIQSHPLISSLKRDIKRFEQNPLQISSLFKGNEKIGLENGNFEDDGDVSLEEDGEDFENEDEDEEGDEDDGESESDEEDEEEEEVEDDGDGVPEVEDEFLKMKDLENFLVREEKKEYEGEDNLNKKKKKNKKNKRSNDDDDEESESDDDMEDGGLNELLMYGGGNDDDEDNTKEIRYEDFYLPNKKTPKRRVKQVDKSVDSEMEDEKNFMPKRRPEQVNESDQSDESESDDGDEPQSDKNLSTHERERKKLQAKIKQMEEANLAAKDWTMQGEVTASKRPRDSALEVDLDFEHNLRPPPVITEEVTTSLEDIIKKRISEGRFDDVQRAPKLPSAAPKERKELDDNKSKKGLAEIYEEEYAQQTGLAAAPLSHNDELRKEASELFKRLCLKLDALSHFHFAPKPVMEDMTIPTNVPALAMEEIAPVAVSDAAMLAPEEVFAGKGDIKEDAELTKEDRKRKRATKKRKFKAINAAKTANRTADKTLQSNVEGKEV, encoded by the exons ATGGAAGCCATTAACAAGCTCAAATCAACTGACCCGCCTCAGTTTCTGTCTCAAAACGAAGACCTTTCTCTCGCTTCTCGCAAAGCCTCTGAATATCTATTTGCATTCCTCAAACCATACTCACCTAAATCACCATTTGATAAGCTTCTTACAGATGGGTTTGATGCTGAGCAAATTTGGCAGCAGATTGATATTCAATCTCATCCTTTGATTTCTTCACTTAAGAGGGATATCAAGCGTTTTGAGCAAAACCCACTTCAAATTTCCAGTCTTTTTAAGGGAAATGAAAAGATTGGGTTAGAAAACGGGAATTTTGAGGATGATGGGGATGTGAGTTTGGAGGAAGACGGCGAGGATTTTGagaatgaggatgaggatgaagaaggggatgaagatgatGGTGAAAGCGAAAGCGATGAAGAGgacgaggaagaggaagaggtggAGGATGATGGTGATGGTGTGCCGGAAGTGGAAGACGAGTTCTTGAAAATGAAGGATTTGGAGAATTTTTTAGTTAGAGAGGAGAAAAAAGAGTATGAGGGTGAGGATAATTTgaacaagaaaaagaaaaagaataagaagaataaaaggagtaatgatgatgatgatgaagagagTGAGAGTGATGATGATATGGAAGATGGTGGTCTTAATGAG CTTCTCATGTATGGAGGAGGCAACGACGATGATGAAGACAACACAAAAGAGATCAG GTATGAAGATTTCTATCTTCCGAATAAGAAGACGCCAAAAAGGAGAGTGAAACAAGTGGATAAATCAGTTGACTCAGAGATGGAAGATGAGAAGAATTTTATGCCAAAAAGAAGACCAGAACAAGTTAATGAATCAGATCAATCTGATGAATCAGAATCAGATGACGGAGATGAACCTCAG AGCGATAAAAATCTTTCTACTCATGAGAGAGAGCGGAAGAAACTTCAAGCTAAAATCAAACAGATGGAAGAGGCGAATTTAGCGGCCAAGGATTGGACCATGCAGGGCGAG GTTACAGCATCTAAAAGGCCACGAGACAGTGCTTTGGAAGTTGATCTAGACTTTGAGCACAATCTAAGGCCACCTCCAGTTATCACAGAGGAGGTTACAACATCCCTTGAAGATATTATTAAGAAAAGAATATCTGAG GGACGTTTTGATGATGTACAAAGGGCTCCTAAATTGCCATCTGCAGCACCTAAAGAAAGGAAGGAGCTG GATGATAATAAGAGCAAGAAGGGTCTTGCTGAAATATATGAG GAAGAATATGCTCAGCAGACTGGCCTTGCTGCTGCACCCTTATCGCATAACGATGAGTTGAGAAAAGAG GCAAGTGAACTCTTTAAAAGGCTGTGTTTGAAACTGGATGCACTTTCTCACTTCCATTTCGCTCCCAAGCCG GTTATGGAAGACATGACTATCCCGACAAATGTTCCAGCTTTAGCCATGGAAGAG ATAGCTCCAGTGGCGGTTTCAGACGCGGCTATGCTCGCTCCTGAGGAGGTCTTTGCTGGTAAAGGAGACATCAAAGAGGACGCTGAGTTAACGAAGGAGGACAGGAAGAGGAAAAGGGCCACCAAGAAAAGAAAATTCAAAG CTATAAACGCGGCCAAAACAGCAAACCGAACAGCCGATAAAACCCTGCAAAGTAATGTTGAAG GTAAAGAGGTGTAA
- the LOC141608907 gene encoding M phase phosphoprotein 10-like isoform X1: protein MEAINKLKSTDPPQFLSQNEDLSLASRKASEYLFAFLKPYSPKSPFDKLLTDGFDAEQIWQQIDIQSHPLISSLKRDIKRFEQNPLQISSLFKGNEKIGLENGNFEDDGDVSLEEDGEDFENEDEDEEGDEDDGESESDEEDEEEEEVEDDGDGVPEVEDEFLKMKDLENFLVREEKKEYEGEDNLNKKKKKNKKNKRSNDDDDEESESDDDMEDGGLNELLMYGGGNDDDEDNTKEIRYEDFYLPNKKTPKRRVKQVDKSVDSEMEDEKNFMPKRRPEQVNESDQSDESESDDGDEPQSDKNLSTHERERKKLQAKIKQMEEANLAAKDWTMQGEVTASKRPRDSALEVDLDFEHNLRPPPVITEEVTTSLEDIIKKRISEGRFDDVQRAPKLPSAAPKERKELDDNKSKKGLAEIYEEEYAQQTGLAAAPLSHNDELRKEASELFKRLCLKLDALSHFHFAPKPVMEDMTIPTNVPALAMEEIAPVAVSDAAMLAPEEVFAGKGDIKEDAELTKEDRKRKRATKKRKFKAINAAKTANRTADKTLQSNVEAGKEV, encoded by the exons ATGGAAGCCATTAACAAGCTCAAATCAACTGACCCGCCTCAGTTTCTGTCTCAAAACGAAGACCTTTCTCTCGCTTCTCGCAAAGCCTCTGAATATCTATTTGCATTCCTCAAACCATACTCACCTAAATCACCATTTGATAAGCTTCTTACAGATGGGTTTGATGCTGAGCAAATTTGGCAGCAGATTGATATTCAATCTCATCCTTTGATTTCTTCACTTAAGAGGGATATCAAGCGTTTTGAGCAAAACCCACTTCAAATTTCCAGTCTTTTTAAGGGAAATGAAAAGATTGGGTTAGAAAACGGGAATTTTGAGGATGATGGGGATGTGAGTTTGGAGGAAGACGGCGAGGATTTTGagaatgaggatgaggatgaagaaggggatgaagatgatGGTGAAAGCGAAAGCGATGAAGAGgacgaggaagaggaagaggtggAGGATGATGGTGATGGTGTGCCGGAAGTGGAAGACGAGTTCTTGAAAATGAAGGATTTGGAGAATTTTTTAGTTAGAGAGGAGAAAAAAGAGTATGAGGGTGAGGATAATTTgaacaagaaaaagaaaaagaataagaagaataaaaggagtaatgatgatgatgatgaagagagTGAGAGTGATGATGATATGGAAGATGGTGGTCTTAATGAG CTTCTCATGTATGGAGGAGGCAACGACGATGATGAAGACAACACAAAAGAGATCAG GTATGAAGATTTCTATCTTCCGAATAAGAAGACGCCAAAAAGGAGAGTGAAACAAGTGGATAAATCAGTTGACTCAGAGATGGAAGATGAGAAGAATTTTATGCCAAAAAGAAGACCAGAACAAGTTAATGAATCAGATCAATCTGATGAATCAGAATCAGATGACGGAGATGAACCTCAG AGCGATAAAAATCTTTCTACTCATGAGAGAGAGCGGAAGAAACTTCAAGCTAAAATCAAACAGATGGAAGAGGCGAATTTAGCGGCCAAGGATTGGACCATGCAGGGCGAG GTTACAGCATCTAAAAGGCCACGAGACAGTGCTTTGGAAGTTGATCTAGACTTTGAGCACAATCTAAGGCCACCTCCAGTTATCACAGAGGAGGTTACAACATCCCTTGAAGATATTATTAAGAAAAGAATATCTGAG GGACGTTTTGATGATGTACAAAGGGCTCCTAAATTGCCATCTGCAGCACCTAAAGAAAGGAAGGAGCTG GATGATAATAAGAGCAAGAAGGGTCTTGCTGAAATATATGAG GAAGAATATGCTCAGCAGACTGGCCTTGCTGCTGCACCCTTATCGCATAACGATGAGTTGAGAAAAGAG GCAAGTGAACTCTTTAAAAGGCTGTGTTTGAAACTGGATGCACTTTCTCACTTCCATTTCGCTCCCAAGCCG GTTATGGAAGACATGACTATCCCGACAAATGTTCCAGCTTTAGCCATGGAAGAG ATAGCTCCAGTGGCGGTTTCAGACGCGGCTATGCTCGCTCCTGAGGAGGTCTTTGCTGGTAAAGGAGACATCAAAGAGGACGCTGAGTTAACGAAGGAGGACAGGAAGAGGAAAAGGGCCACCAAGAAAAGAAAATTCAAAG CTATAAACGCGGCCAAAACAGCAAACCGAACAGCCGATAAAACCCTGCAAAGTAATGTTGAAG CAGGTAAAGAGGTGTAA